A genomic segment from Vanacampus margaritifer isolate UIUO_Vmar chromosome 3, RoL_Vmar_1.0, whole genome shotgun sequence encodes:
- the fbrsl1 gene encoding fibrosin-like 1 isoform X9 — translation MFATPATLPPPPTLPTNSLVVPGHPAGTPYPEHDLLRQELNNRFLVHSSERGRGPPASPLAPVSLLRAEFHQHQHMHQHQHTHQHTFAPFPASLPPAAILTPPTAPPMVRNQARNFDKYTPKLDNPFIRHHSNFFPSYPPTMPGMPPLLPHSGPFSSLQGAFQPKASNPIDVGGRPGAVPHTLLQKDPRITDPFRTNVRKPGKWCAVHVQIAWQIYHHQQKMKQMQLDPHKLDMNGKLDLFSRPPVPGVFPGFPYPHDLARPLFSSTGSGHPAPSPYGPAPHPSGFLPPSHLAGKYPFSRSSSFGGLGNLSSSAFGGLGNPSLGSNSMFGPKEGPGGLPPFSSPQHDTWNRLRRTPPSFPTPPQWPKIADAERSSSANSHERERDKRDSSLGKEEKDKDRDSVERNRHSNRSSPASAPVSYQISNLIRSTSQNSDPLRHHSGSVDRVREAEKELLERHRDSSALVDVKIKESRSPGKEMLERRSSEDSIKQAQRSPSPYSKAVINEQSMKMAAGPPPALKDSERKEPPSGEQFHKVKSDDMKIKEERKEEQEVLVVSSEPANQPPAQVQSAPINQPVNPHHHHPPLSHHPHLPSPRGNDITAAGLHGVPMAHSLPLSMSAMPQMGSLNVLDRARMAPYMGVSPLAGRERLPHPAFPWDPLREAYRSLDLQRRMDFQLRAEQGHRFPNVYEQERAYREREAHDYSHHEHLLEVRREHERMRQQAEERERLHLREELDRARLHQLHQSPMEGHLPHMPPFMPHLGGMPYPRLSPSTGHNGLLNRTPPTAALSAPPPLVPAGSARPASPRKTTPLTTTQDPRDYSPSRNPKEVEAR, via the exons ATGTTTGCAACCCCAGCCACACTGCCTCCACCACCAACCTTACCTACCAACAGTTTAGTGGTGCCTGGGCACCCTGCGGGTACTCCCTACCCAG AGCATGATCTCCTGCGGCAGGAGCTGAACAACCGATTCCTGGTTCACAGTTCAGAGCGGGGCCGGGGGCCACCCGCCTCGCCGCTGGCCCCCGTGTCGCTCCTGAGGGCCGAGTTTCACCAACATCAGCACATGCACCAGCACCAACACACCCACCAGCACACCTTCGCGCCCTTCCCCGCCAGTCTGCCCCCGGCCGCCATCCTCACCCCGCCCACCGCACCTCCCATGGTGCGTAACCAAGCCAGAAAT TTTGACAAATACACCCCTAAACTGGACAATCCGTTCATCAGACATCATTCAAAT TTCTTCCCCTCCTACCCCCCTACCATGCCAGGTATGCCCCCACTGCTCCCACACTCAGGACCCTTCAGCTCACTGCAAGGAGCCTTCCAACCCAAG GCATCCAATCCCATCGATGTAGGCGGACGTCCTGGAGCAGTACCTCACACACTCCTTCAGAAAGATCCACGG ATAACGGACCCATTCAGGACAAATGTTCGG AAACCTGGCAAGTGGTGTGCAGTGCATGTCCAGATCGCGTGGCAGATCTACCACCACCAGCAGAAAATGAAG CAAATGCAGCTGGACCCCCACAAACTAGACATGAACGGCAAGCTGGACCTGTTCAGCCGACCGCCAGTCCCGGGTGTCTTCCCAGGGTTCCCGTATCCTCATGACTTGGCACGGCCACTCTTCTCCTCTACAG GCTCAGGCCACCCAGCTCCCTCCCCATATGGTCCAGCTCCCCACCCCAGTGGTTTCCTGCCTCCTAGCCATTTGGCAGGTAAGT ATCCTTTCAGTCGCTCCAGTTCCTTTGGCGGCCTCGGCAACCTTTCAAGCAGTGCCTTCGGAGGATTAGGCAACCCCTCGCTTG GGTCCAACAGTATGTTTGGCCCCAAGGAGGGCCCCGGAGGACTGCCCCCGTTCAGCAGCCCCCAACATGACACCTGGAACAGGCTGCGACGTACGCCGCCATCTTTCCCGACCCCGCCGCAGTGGCCTAAAATTGCCGATGCTGAGAGGAGCAGCTCCGCCAACAGCCATGAGCGAGAACGAGATAAAAGAGACTCATCTCTTGGAAAAGAGGAGAAGGATAAAGACCG AGATTCGGTGGAACGCAACCGTCACTCCAACCGGTCATCTCCGGCCTCCGCACCGGTCAGCTACCAGATCAGCAACTTGATCCGTTCCACCAGCCAGAACAGCGATCCGCTGCGGCATCACAGCGGCAGCGTGGATCGTGTGCGCGAGGCAGAGAAGGAGCTACTGGAACGCCATCGAGACTCTTCCGCCCTGGTCGACGTTAAGATAAAGGAGAGTCGCTCGCCTGGCAAGGAGATGCTAGAGAGAAGATCTTCAGAGGATTCTATCAAGCAAGCTCAGCGCTCTCCCTCGCCGTACTCCAAGGCAGTGATCAATGAGCAGAGCATGAAGATGGCGGCTGGTCCTCCACCTGCACTCAAAGACAGTGAGAGGAAAGAGCCTCCAAGTGGGGAACAATTCCACAAGGTAAAAAGTGATGACATGAAGATCAAAGAGGAGAGGAAGGAGGAGCAGGAAGTTCTGGTGGTGAGTTCTGAGCCGGCTAACCAGCCGCCTGCACAAGTGCAATCTGCTCCCATCAACCAACCCGTAAAtccgcaccaccaccaccctccCTTGtctcatcatcctcatcttccCTCCCCGCGCGGCAATGACATTACAGCGGCGGGTTTGCACGGCGTCCCCATGGCACACTCACTCCCCCTCTCCATGAGCGCCATGCCCCAAATGGGCAGCCTAAACGTGCTGGACCGGGCTCGCATGGCTCCCTACATGGGAGTCAGCCCGCTGGCAGGAAGAGAGCGTCTCCCCCACCCGGCGTTCCCTTGGGACCCCCTTCGAGAGGCCTACCGCAGCCTGGACCTGCAGAGGCGCATGGACTTCCAGCTCCGGGCCGAGCAGGGGCATCGCTTCCCCAACGTGTACGAACAGGAGCGGGCCTACCGCGAGCGGGAGGCCCACGACTACTCTCACCACGAGCACCTTCTGGAAGTCCGCAGGGAGCACGAGAGGATGAGGCAACAGGCGGAGGAGCGCGAGCGCCTCCACCTGCGGGAAGAGCTGGACCGAGCGCGGCTCCATCAGCTGCACCAATCCCCCATGGAAGGCCACCTGCCGCACATGCCTCCGTTTATGCCCCACCTTGGTGGGATGCCCTACCCGAGACTCAGCCCATCCACCGGCCACAACGGCCTTCTGAACAGAACACCCCCTACCGCTGCTCTCAGTGCCCCCCCGCCACTCGTGCCAGCCGGCAGTGCCAGGCCAGCCTCCCCCAGGAAGACTACACCCCTCACAACCACCCAAGACCCTCGGGACTATTCGCCATCTCGCAACCCCAAAGAGGTCGAGGCGCGGTAG